CCCAGCAGAGCGTGGACAGCGCCCGCGCTGGCCTGAGCAGCGCCCTGACCCAGCAGCAGACCGGCGCGAGCACCGACGCGCAGAACCTCCGCAGCCAGGCGCTCGCCGTGCAGCAGGCGCAGGACGCCCTGGACGCCGCCGCGCAGGACCGCGCCGACCTGAAGGTGTACGCCCCGATGAGCGGCGTGGTCAGCACCGTCACCGCCACCGAGGGCACCGTCGTGAACAGCGGCGCCAGCATCCTGACCCTGATCGACGACACCACCCTGAACCTCCCCGTGCAGATCGACGAGACCGAGATCGCCGGCGTGAAGGTCGGGCAGCGCGCCGACGTGACCCTCGACGCCTTCGACGGGCAGACCTTCAGCGGGAAGGTCGTGCGCGTCTCGCCCGGCGCGACCCAGAGCAGCGGCATCAGCGTGTTCACCGCCACCGTCCAGCTGAGCAACCCGGACGGGCAGCTGCGCGCCGGGATGACCGCCGAGGCGGAGATCATCCAGAGCGAGGACCGGGGCCTGCTGGTCCCCAGCAAGGCCGTGCAGACCGTACGGAGCCGCAGCTACGTGCAGACGCCCGGTGCGGCGGGCGCCGAGACCGAACGGGTCCGCGTGGAGACCGGCGCGACCGACGGCACGAACACCATCGTCGAAGGGGGCCTGACCCCCGGCCAGGAAGTCGTCGTGCCCGGCGCGCCCCGCAGCACCGGCACGGGCACGCAGGGCAGCGGTCAGACCAACCGCCAGAACAACAGCGGCTTCGGCGGCCCCCCCGGCGGCGGCTTCCCCGGCGGTGCCCCGTGACCGCCGCGCAGGTCACGCCCATCCCGGCCCCCACCCCCACCGCGGCGGTCGTGGACCTGCGCGGCGTGCGCAAGGTGTACGCGCAGGGCGACGTGATCTTCGAGGCCCTGCGGGGCGTGGACGTGCAGATCGCCCCGGGCGAGATGGTCGCCCTGATGGGCCCGTCGGGCAGCGGCAAGACCACCCTGATGCAGATCATCGGCCTGCTCGACCGGCCCAGCGAGGGCGGCTACCGGCTGGGCGGCCGCGACGTCACCACCCTCAGCGAGAACGAACGCGCCGCGGCCCGCAACACCGAGATCGGCTTCGTGTTCCAGGCGTTCCACCTGCTGCCCCGCCTGAACCTCGTCGAGAACGTCGAGGTGCCCCTCACGTACGCCGGAGTGCCCCCCCGCGAGCGGCGCGACCGGGCCATGCAGGTCCTGCACCGCGTCGGGCTGGCCGACAAGGCCCGCAACCTCCCCAGCCAGATCAGCGGCGGGCAGAAGCAGCGCGTCGCCATCGCCCGCGCGCTGGCCGGACGCCCCCGCCTGCTGCTCGCCGACGAACCCACCGGGAACCTCGACACCCGCACCAGCGAGGAAGTCATGGGCCTGTTCAGCGACCTGCACGCCGAGGGCACCACCGTCGTCCTGGTCACGCACGAGGACGACATCGGCGCGTACGCCGGGCGGGTCATCCGCGTCCGCGACGGCCTGATCGAGAGTGACCGCCGCCAGACGCCCCGGCGCGGCCTGGGGGGCCACCCGTGACCACCCGGCCCCTCCCGCAGACCGGCCCGGTCACGCCCGCCCCCACCACCACCCGGCGCGGCGGGATCGGCCTGGGCGGCGCGTTCACCATCGCGTGGCGCGCCATCGTCGGCACGCCCCTGCGCTCGGTCCTGACCGCGCTGGGCGTCATCATCGGCGTGGCCGCCGTCGTCGCGCTGACCGCCATCGGGCAGGGCAGCACCGCCGGCGTCACTAAGAACCTCGAGAGCCTCGGTACGAACCTCCTGACCGTGCAGAGCGCGCGCGGTGGGGGCGGCGGGAGCCTCGTGCGCGCCGGACCCCGCCAGACCATCACCGTCGAGGACGCCGAGGCGCTGGCGGGCGCGTTCCCGGACCGCGTGGCGGGCGTCGCGCCCAGCGTGAACAGCAACCTGCAGGCCAAGGTCGGCACGAACAACGCCCAGGTCAGCGTCGTCGGCACCTGGCCCGCCTACGAGACGGTGCGCAACAGCCCCGTCGAGACCGGCGCGTACTTCACGGGCGCGGACGTCAGCGGGAAGAAACGCGTCGCCGTGATCGGCTACCAGACACTGCTCGACCTGTTCGGCGACGGCACCGAGGGCAGCGCCACCCCGGAGCAGGCCACCGGGCAGAAGATCCGGCTGGGCAGCGTCACCTTCACGGTCACGGGCGTCCTGCCCGACAAGGGCAACAGCGGCTTCGGGAACGCCAACAGCCAGGTCCTCATTCCCCTCAGCACGTACCTGCAACGCTTCGCCCGCACGAACAGCGCCGGAGGGCAACCCACCGTCAGCACCGTCTACCTACAGGCCACCGACGCCAAAGACCTCACGGGGCTCCAGAGCGACGTGACCGACCTGCTCATGACCCGCCACGACCTCACCGACCCGGACAACCTGGACTTCCAGGTGCAGAACCAGGCGGACAGCCTCGCCAGCCTGAACTCCATCACGAACACCCTCACCCTGTTCGTCGGCGCCATCGCGGGCATCAGCCTGCTCGTCGGCGGCATCGGGATCATGAACATCATGCTCGTCTCGGTCACCGAACGCACCCGCGAGATCGGGGTGCGCAAGGCCCTCGGCGCGCGGCCCCGCGACATCCTCACGCAGTTCCTCGTGGAAGCCAGCCTGCTGTCCATCGGCGGCGGCGTGATCGGCATGCTGCTCGGCGTCGCCCTCGCCTCCTTAGGAAAGGCCCTGAACATCACGCCCGTCTTCAGCCTGCCGCCCATGCTGATCGCCTTCGCGTTCAGCGCCCTCGTCGGCGTGTTCTTCGGGTACTACCCCGCCGCCCGCGCCGCCAAGCTCGACCCCGTCGATTCCCTCAGATACGAGTAAAAGGAGCGCCCCCATGACCAAGACCACCCGCACCACCCTGATCCTCACCGCTCTCGCCCTCACCGCTCCCGCCCTCGGCGCCGCCAGCGCCCAGACCGGCACGACCGGCCAGCGCCAGATGACGCCCGAGATGCAGGCCCGCATGAAAGCCATGCAGCCCGTCAACGACCTCGCGCAGACCGTCCGCCTCCTGCCCGACCTGGAACAGAACAAGGCGACCGCCCTGACCAAGGCGCAGGCC
The DNA window shown above is from Deinococcus sedimenti and carries:
- a CDS encoding efflux RND transporter periplasmic adaptor subunit is translated as MTTTSIPRPAAPRRRWPWVLGALLLVGAATGGVLYTRSHSAQTATVTATTSTSRAQQGVVRVSVSGPGTLEAAQTRTVGADLTATVGAVPAVGERVTRGQLITTLSSDTVEQNVQSAQLNLDKARASLDAARASQASSAAQRASSVVSARGSVTQAEQTLADAQRTLSGQRQLAGIGALSASALADAQSAVTKAQQSVDSARAGLSSALTQQQTGASTDAQNLRSQALAVQQAQDALDAAAQDRADLKVYAPMSGVVSTVTATEGTVVNSGASILTLIDDTTLNLPVQIDETEIAGVKVGQRADVTLDAFDGQTFSGKVVRVSPGATQSSGISVFTATVQLSNPDGQLRAGMTAEAEIIQSEDRGLLVPSKAVQTVRSRSYVQTPGAAGAETERVRVETGATDGTNTIVEGGLTPGQEVVVPGAPRSTGTGTQGSGQTNRQNNSGFGGPPGGGFPGGAP
- a CDS encoding ABC transporter ATP-binding protein, producing the protein MTAAQVTPIPAPTPTAAVVDLRGVRKVYAQGDVIFEALRGVDVQIAPGEMVALMGPSGSGKTTLMQIIGLLDRPSEGGYRLGGRDVTTLSENERAAARNTEIGFVFQAFHLLPRLNLVENVEVPLTYAGVPPRERRDRAMQVLHRVGLADKARNLPSQISGGQKQRVAIARALAGRPRLLLADEPTGNLDTRTSEEVMGLFSDLHAEGTTVVLVTHEDDIGAYAGRVIRVRDGLIESDRRQTPRRGLGGHP
- a CDS encoding ABC transporter permease, translated to MTTRPLPQTGPVTPAPTTTRRGGIGLGGAFTIAWRAIVGTPLRSVLTALGVIIGVAAVVALTAIGQGSTAGVTKNLESLGTNLLTVQSARGGGGGSLVRAGPRQTITVEDAEALAGAFPDRVAGVAPSVNSNLQAKVGTNNAQVSVVGTWPAYETVRNSPVETGAYFTGADVSGKKRVAVIGYQTLLDLFGDGTEGSATPEQATGQKIRLGSVTFTVTGVLPDKGNSGFGNANSQVLIPLSTYLQRFARTNSAGGQPTVSTVYLQATDAKDLTGLQSDVTDLLMTRHDLTDPDNLDFQVQNQADSLASLNSITNTLTLFVGAIAGISLLVGGIGIMNIMLVSVTERTREIGVRKALGARPRDILTQFLVEASLLSIGGGVIGMLLGVALASLGKALNITPVFSLPPMLIAFAFSALVGVFFGYYPAARAAKLDPVDSLRYE